Proteins from a genomic interval of Methanococcoides sp. AM1:
- a CDS encoding RNA ligase partner protein, producing MMGIDDLCEGMRTILELIAESRLHLQISCYVPFPSVYKELHEFAKNNDCDDEVIAKIDTWLVKKAPDRHDVKIPSHIFHEYVAYMRERINKGMNVAEEAIREASIQCLSVNPETDAGYDMDNVIDRELIGGIVGKFRNKYRSALRYGILDSAPDIDVLLLAKELDAAVVASDYGIQKWAEQLGVRFVPATTFPMMLQEYLKHTPSNEKFKK from the coding sequence ATGATGGGGATCGATGATCTTTGTGAGGGGATGCGGACAATACTGGAACTGATCGCTGAATCAAGGCTCCATCTGCAGATCAGCTGTTATGTTCCGTTCCCGTCTGTATACAAGGAACTTCATGAGTTTGCAAAGAACAACGATTGTGATGATGAGGTTATTGCAAAGATAGATACATGGCTCGTTAAAAAGGCACCGGACAGGCATGATGTGAAGATACCATCCCATATTTTCCACGAGTATGTTGCATATATGCGCGAGCGCATCAACAAAGGTATGAACGTAGCAGAAGAAGCAATCAGGGAAGCATCCATACAATGCCTTTCTGTCAATCCCGAAACTGATGCCGGCTATGACATGGATAATGTGATCGATCGCGAGCTTATTGGTGGCATTGTAGGCAAGTTCAGGAACAAGTATCGTTCAGCACTTCGCTATGGCATCCTTGACAGCGCACCGGACATTGATGTGCTTCTGCTTGCAAAAGAATTGGATGCCGCAGTTGTTGCAAGTGATTATGGTATCCAGAAATGGGCAGAACAACTTGGGGTCAGGTTCGTACCTGCAACAACATTTCCCATGATGCTACAGGAATATCTTAAGCACACGCCTTCGAACGAGAAATTCAAAAAGTGA
- a CDS encoding geranylgeranylglycerol-phosphate geranylgeranyltransferase, producing the protein MRSYLELMRAGNCAMAAFATMVGVLIAYNILSSAGSAASISFYDASLVFFIVFFVTGAGNGLNDYFDIDIDTVNKPSRPIPSGRVPLKSALYFSLILFGAGIAMAFLVNVLCGIIAMLNSLVLILYAKSLKRTPFFGNASVGYLTGSTFLFGGAVFGMEGLKAVVVLFLLASLATIAREIVKDIEDVEGDKKEGARTLPIVMGSKKASYVAAAFGFIAMLASPVPYLQSILNERYLFVVAIADIFFLLAVYQILGKNNAARSSKLFKFAMLFALVSFIVGA; encoded by the coding sequence ATGCGATCTTATCTCGAACTTATGCGTGCTGGCAATTGTGCAATGGCAGCTTTTGCTACAATGGTTGGTGTCCTTATAGCTTACAACATTCTTTCATCAGCAGGTTCAGCTGCCTCAATTTCATTTTATGATGCATCTCTTGTATTTTTCATCGTCTTTTTCGTGACAGGTGCCGGAAACGGGCTTAATGACTATTTCGATATCGACATCGATACCGTGAACAAACCTTCAAGACCGATCCCCTCTGGCAGGGTTCCATTAAAGAGTGCCCTTTATTTCTCTCTCATACTTTTTGGTGCAGGGATCGCAATGGCATTTCTTGTCAATGTGCTTTGTGGCATCATTGCCATGCTCAATTCACTGGTTCTGATACTCTATGCAAAGAGCCTGAAAAGAACTCCCTTCTTCGGCAATGCTTCGGTAGGTTACCTTACAGGTTCCACATTCCTTTTCGGTGGTGCAGTTTTCGGTATGGAAGGCCTTAAGGCAGTGGTCGTTCTTTTCCTGCTGGCAAGCCTTGCCACAATTGCCCGTGAGATCGTAAAGGACATAGAGGATGTGGAGGGTGACAAAAAAGAAGGTGCAAGAACATTACCGATCGTCATGGGGTCAAAAAAAGCATCCTATGTGGCAGCAGCTTTTGGTTTTATTGCCATGCTGGCAAGTCCTGTACCCTATCTTCAATCAATACTGAACGAAAGATATCTTTTCGTTGTGGCAATTGCAGACATATTCTTCCTCCTGGCGGTCTATCAGATCCTTGGAAAAAATAATGCTGCACGCTCTTCAAAACTATTCAAGTTCGCAATGCTTTTCGCATTGGTCTCGTTTATCGTCGGTGCTTAA